Proteins from a single region of Platichthys flesus chromosome 16, fPlaFle2.1, whole genome shotgun sequence:
- the LOC133971272 gene encoding jupiter microtubule associated homolog 1-like isoform X1 — MTTTTTYKGMEAGAKSSSRVLRPPGGETSFVFGTDENTTPQRKNKMASSIFGEPEDPHAHRRNNPPTGAAAGTLCGEPSAPLRRCQQPLLFPKNPQPELTTIHNSGAALVWNQNREGENGQEQVNDDCPNDVEPDEQQPEQQQVAPQPSAPSGGGNAIAGGRRNPPGGKSSLILG; from the exons ATGACGACGACAACCACCTACAAAGGAATGGAGGCTGGTGCCAAGAGCAGTTCAAG GGTACTACGACCGCCAGGTGGAGAAACAAGCTTCGTCTTCGGCACAGATGAAAACACGACCCCCCAGCGCAAGAACAAGATGGCCTCTAGCATCTTTGGAGAACCTGAGGATCCCCATGCTCATCGGAGGAACAACCCACCAA CTGGGGCAGCAGCAGGGACCCTGTGCGGGGAGCCCTCTGCCCCATTGAGGCGGTGCCAGCAGCCTCTCCTGTTCCCCAAGAACCCTCAACCGGAACTGACCACCATCCACAACTCTGGTGCAGCCTTGGTGTGGAACCAGAACCGAGAG GGTGAGAATGGCCAAGAACAAGTAAATGATG ATTGTCCTAACGACGTGGAGCCAGACGAGCAGCagccggagcagcagcaggtcgcGCCACAGCCCTCTGCCCCGTCGGGAGGGGGCAACGCCATCGCCGGTGGCCGAAGAAACCCACCCGGGGGCAAGTCCAGCCTCATCCTGGGTTGA
- the LOC133971272 gene encoding jupiter microtubule associated homolog 1-like isoform X2, whose amino-acid sequence MWTLIERVRVEQGRLLVLRPPGGETSFVFGTDENTTPQRKNKMASSIFGEPEDPHAHRRNNPPTGAAAGTLCGEPSAPLRRCQQPLLFPKNPQPELTTIHNSGAALVWNQNREGENGQEQVNDDCPNDVEPDEQQPEQQQVAPQPSAPSGGGNAIAGGRRNPPGGKSSLILG is encoded by the exons atGTGGACTTTGATTGAACGGGTTCGGGTGGAGCAGGGTAGACTGCT GGTACTACGACCGCCAGGTGGAGAAACAAGCTTCGTCTTCGGCACAGATGAAAACACGACCCCCCAGCGCAAGAACAAGATGGCCTCTAGCATCTTTGGAGAACCTGAGGATCCCCATGCTCATCGGAGGAACAACCCACCAA CTGGGGCAGCAGCAGGGACCCTGTGCGGGGAGCCCTCTGCCCCATTGAGGCGGTGCCAGCAGCCTCTCCTGTTCCCCAAGAACCCTCAACCGGAACTGACCACCATCCACAACTCTGGTGCAGCCTTGGTGTGGAACCAGAACCGAGAG GGTGAGAATGGCCAAGAACAAGTAAATGATG ATTGTCCTAACGACGTGGAGCCAGACGAGCAGCagccggagcagcagcaggtcgcGCCACAGCCCTCTGCCCCGTCGGGAGGGGGCAACGCCATCGCCGGTGGCCGAAGAAACCCACCCGGGGGCAAGTCCAGCCTCATCCTGGGTTGA
- the si:rp71-81e14.2 gene encoding uncharacterized protein si:rp71-81e14.2 isoform X1 yields the protein MSAVGLKLVTLLCFSCTALSDPERSRVVWKKAGETTTIECRTSDIVPDFLDLCRGFCENDKVLHMTSTKVSPLPALRDRVHVNGVYPNVDISIENLTSADTAPYWCVYKKVVGTIIKEKSGGSVYLVVEEDRGGSADGKQACETDQQLVVTVVISAVVLFGFMLGFFLWITLKTKTFRPSEKPRRVPNNEVYEDMRSTIRR from the exons ATGTCTGCTGTCGGCCTGAAGCTCGTaaccctcctctgcttctcctgcaCGGCCCTGAGTGACCCAG AAAGGAGCCGAGTGGTGTGGAAAAAAGCTGGAGAAACCACCACCATCGAGTGCAGGACGTCTGACATAGTTCCAGACTTCTTGGATCTGTGCAGGGGTTTCTGTGAGAACGATAAAGTCCTTCACATGACTTCAACAAAAGTTAGTCCTCTGCCAGCACTCAGAGACAGGGTTCACGTCAATGGAGTATATCCCAATGTGGACATTTCAATAGAAAACTTGACTTCTGCTGACACAGCGCCATACTGGTGTGTGTACAAGAAAGTTGTCGGCACCATAATAAAGGAGAAGTCCGGAGGATCTGTCTACCTGGTGGTGGAAG AAGATCGGGGTGGGTCTGCCGATGGAAAACAAGCATGTGAAACAGATCAACAGCTGGTGGTGACTGTTGTGATCTCTGCTGTTGTGCTGTTTGGCTTCATGCTGGGCTTCTTCCTCTGGATCACCCTCAAG ACCAAGACGTTTCGCCCGTCAGAGAAACCGAGACGTGTCCCCAACAATGAGGTTTACGAGGACATGCGCAGCACCATCAGACGCTGA
- the si:rp71-81e14.2 gene encoding uncharacterized protein si:rp71-81e14.2 isoform X2, translated as MSAVGLKLVTLLCFSCTALSDPERSRVVWKKAGETTTIECRTSDIVPDFLDLCRGFCENDKVLHMTSTKVSPLPALRDRVHVNGVYPNVDISIENLTSADTAPYWCVYKKVVGTIIKEKSGGSVYLVVEDRGGSADGKQACETDQQLVVTVVISAVVLFGFMLGFFLWITLKTKTFRPSEKPRRVPNNEVYEDMRSTIRR; from the exons ATGTCTGCTGTCGGCCTGAAGCTCGTaaccctcctctgcttctcctgcaCGGCCCTGAGTGACCCAG AAAGGAGCCGAGTGGTGTGGAAAAAAGCTGGAGAAACCACCACCATCGAGTGCAGGACGTCTGACATAGTTCCAGACTTCTTGGATCTGTGCAGGGGTTTCTGTGAGAACGATAAAGTCCTTCACATGACTTCAACAAAAGTTAGTCCTCTGCCAGCACTCAGAGACAGGGTTCACGTCAATGGAGTATATCCCAATGTGGACATTTCAATAGAAAACTTGACTTCTGCTGACACAGCGCCATACTGGTGTGTGTACAAGAAAGTTGTCGGCACCATAATAAAGGAGAAGTCCGGAGGATCTGTCTACCTGGTGGTGGAAG ATCGGGGTGGGTCTGCCGATGGAAAACAAGCATGTGAAACAGATCAACAGCTGGTGGTGACTGTTGTGATCTCTGCTGTTGTGCTGTTTGGCTTCATGCTGGGCTTCTTCCTCTGGATCACCCTCAAG ACCAAGACGTTTCGCCCGTCAGAGAAACCGAGACGTGTCCCCAACAATGAGGTTTACGAGGACATGCGCAGCACCATCAGACGCTGA
- the LOC133971624 gene encoding small ubiquitin-related modifier 2-like codes for MADEKPKEAVKTENNEHINLKVAGQDGSVVQFKIKRHTPLIKLMKAYCERQGVSMRQIRFRFDGQPINETDTPSQLEMEDEDTIDVFQQQTGGLV; via the exons ATGGCTGATGAGAAACCAAAG GAAGCCGTCAAGACggaaaacaatgaacacattAACCTGAAGGTAGCGGGTCAGGATGGATCCGTAGTGCAGTTCAAGATCAAACGACACACGCCGCTCATCAAACTCATGAAGGCCTACTGCGAGAGGCAG GGAGTGTCGATGAGGCAAATCAGGTTCAGATTTGATGGACAACCAATAAATGAGACGGACACACCATCACAG TTGGAAATGGAAGACGAAGATACAATTGACGTGTTTCAACAACAGACGGGGGGCCTGGTTTAA
- the gga3b gene encoding ADP-ribosylation factor-binding protein GGA3, translating to MAYQEEESLESWLNKATHPSNRQEDWEYIIGFCDQINKELEGPQIAVTLLVHKIHSPQEWEALQALTVLEACMKNCGRRFHNEVGKYRFLNELIKVVSPKYMGDSAPEKVKLKIVEMLYSWTVAFPNEAKIGEAYQTLRRQGLVTRDPELPLDRTLIPSPPTRPKHPVFDNEDMGKLLAELLRSKNPEDLQEANRLIKNMVKEDEARVQKMSKRLNTLDEVNINVRLLTEMLSHYNKDSSSDSDKEILKELYERCDKLRRSAFKMATETEDNDTNLGDILQASDELSRVISSYKKIVEGQPVNGDGEEPRSTAGHSEGETTDTLIDLAGLDTPSPPQPVPPPSQSSLPFFSDPTVNPIPFLPPPPKRLAGSHGSPSSSPSHPPLNTASTALSLLDDELLSLGLNDPPTSLSSQSNPKLNDVSNQWTSLQAPAPSMDLFGSVACSGPVAPPAEPAASVNSLQNLQDLAMMGFSDQKSVTSQMTARGSSFGGTPAAAPPLLTGQGSPSSAYLLQGTMPGSPALSHAKVQSLGSAPGSPLFRSLSPCHPPFQGSPARGTDISLSNVHVPLEAIRPSKVLPVTAYDRDGVRVLINFASDCPPGRPDVLVMVVSMLNTAPLPVHNVVLQAAVPKSMKMKLQPPSGTELAPFNPILPPASISQIMLLANPAKEKVRLRYKLAFTLGDHPCNEVGEVDQFPAPEAWGHL from the exons ATGGCGTACCAGGAAGAAGAGTCGCTTGAATCCTGGCTCA ATAAAGCCACCCATCCatcaaacagacaggaggactGGGAGTACATCATTGGCTTCTGTGACCAGATCAACAAGGAATTGGAAGG TCCACAGATAGCTGTAACTCTGCTCGTCCACAAGATCCACTCACCACAAGAATGGGAAGCACTTCAGGCTCTGACC GTTTTGGAGGCGTGTATGAAGAACTGCGGGAGGAGGTTTCATAACGAAGTGGGAAAGTACAGATTTTTGAATGAGCTGATTAAAGTCGTGTCTCCGAAG TACATGGGCGACAGTGCCCCTGAGAAGGTGAAGCTGAAGATTGTAGAGATGCTGTACAGCTGGACCGTCGCTTTTCCCAATGAGGCCAAGATCGGTGAAGCATACCAGACGCTGAGAAGACAGG GGCTCGTGACACGTGATCCAGAGCTACCACTGGACAGGACTCTGATTCCCTCCCCTCCCACACGACCCAAACACCCGGTGTTTGACAATGAGGACATGGGAAAG ctgcttgCTGAGCTCCTGCGCAGTAAAAATCCAGAAGATCTCCAGGAAGCCAACAGATTAATCAAAAACATGGTGAAAGAG GACGAGGCCCGAGTGCAGAAGATGTCAAAGCGCCTGAACACACTGGACGAGGTGAACATCAACGTCAGGCTGCTGACTGAGATGCTGTCCCACTACAATAAAGACAGTTCCTCTGACTCTGACAAGGAGATCCTTAAG GAACTCTACGAACGGTGCGACAAGCTGAGGCGTTCTGCTTTCAAAATGGCCACTGAGACCGAGGACAATGACACCAATTTAG GTGACATCCTGCAGGCCAGCGACGAGCTCTCCAGAGTCATAAGCTCCTATAAGAAGATAGTGGAGGGGCAGCCAGTCAACGGAGACGGTGAAGAGCCTCGATCCACAGCTGGTCACAGTGAGGGCG aGACCACGGACACGTTGATCGACCTCGCCGGCCTTGACACTCCAAGCCCTCCTCAACCcgtcccccctccctctcagtCCTCACTACCTTTCTTCTCCGATCCCACCGTTAACCCCATtcccttcctcccccctcctcccaaaCGCCTTGCCGGCTCCCATGGCAGTCCGAGCAGCAGCCCGAGCCACCCTCCCCTAAACACGGCCTCCACCGCGCTCTCGCTCCTTGATGATGAGCTGCTCTCTCTGG GGCTAAATGATCCCCCTACCTCTCTGAGCAGCCAATCAAATCCCAAGTTGAACGACGTGTCCAATCAGTGGACTTCCTTGCAG GCTCCGGCACCCAGCATGGATTTGTTTGGCAGTGTAGCTTGCTCGGGTCCAGTGGCGCCCCCTGCTGAGCCAGCCGCCAGCGTAAACAGTCTCCAGAACCTGCAGGACCTGGCCATGATGGGCTTTTCAGATCAAAAGAG TGTGACGAGCCAGATGACGGCCAGAGGAAGCAGCTTTGGGGGAACGcctgcagcagcacctcctcttctGACTGGACAGGGCTCTCCCTCCTCAGCCTATCTTCTCCAGGGGACCATGCCCGGCTCTCCTGCCCTGTCCCACGCTAAGGTCCAGAGCCTGGGCTCGGCCCCGGGGAGCCCACTGTTccgctctctgtctccctgccacCCCCCCTTCCAAGGCAGCCCTGCCAGAGGCACAGACATCTCCCTGAGCAATGTGCACGTCCCTCTTGAGGCCATCAGACCAA GTAAAGTGCTCCCTGTGACGGCCTACGATAGGGATGGCGTTCGCGTGCTGATCAACTTTGCGTCTGACTGCCCCCCCGGCAGGCCTGATGTGCTTGTAATGGTGGTGTCCATGCTCAATACAGCGCCCCTGCCTGTTCACAATGTGGTACTGCAAGCTGCCGTTCCCAAg TCGATGAAGATGAAGCTGCAGCCTCCATCAGGAACAGAACTGGCTCCATTCAACCCCATCCTCCCTCCAGCCTCCATTTCCCAGATCATGTTGCTGGCTAATCCAGCAAAG GAGAAAGTGCGTCTGCGCTACAAGCTGGCTTTTACTCTGGGAGACCATCCGTGCAACGAGGTTGGAGAGGTGGACCAGTTCCCCGCACCAGAGGCATGGGGTCATCTATAG
- the mrps7 gene encoding small ribosomal subunit protein uS7m, giving the protein MAASVSGLLKPWLPRVFLVRWSRYNPYYLEPEVRKEAYSTPEVELSAEENEQRQLKAIRPIKAATNSITSSVFNDPVLSKFINMMMKHGDKILARDIMSQTLESIKRKQVEKYHKTPQGKKEEIECNPYTIFHKALDNCKPVVGLASVQKGGKYYQVPVPLSDNRQRFLAMKWMITECRDNKHRRTHMYEKLSQELMAAYIKEGNVIKKKHEMHKMAEANRAYAHYRWW; this is encoded by the exons ATGGCGGCCTCCGTGTCAGGACTGTTGAAACCCTGGTTACCAAG AGTGTTCTTGGTGAGATGGAGCAGGTACAACCCTTACTACCTGGAGCCAGAGGTCAGGAAGGAGGCGTACAGCACACCAGAGGTAGAGCTGAGCGCCGAGGAGAACGAGCAGCGGCAGCTCAAAGCCATCAGACCCATCAAGGCAGCGACCAACAGCATCACCAGCTCGGTGTTCAACGACCCGGTCCTCAG TAAATTCATCAACATGATGATGAAACATGGAGACAAGATTCTGGCCAGAGATATTATgtcacag ACTCTAGAGAGCATCAAGAGGAAACAGGTGGAGAAATACCACAAAACTCCACaggggaagaaggaggagattGAGTGTAACCCCTACACCATCTTCCACAAGGCTCTGGACAACTGTAAGCCTGTGGTTGGGCTGGCCAGTGTACAGAAAGGTGGAAAGTACTATCAG GTGCCCGTCCCTCTCAGTGACAACCGACAACGCTTCCTCGCTATGAAGTGGATGATCACAGAGTGTCGGGACAACAAACACCGACGCACGCACATGTATGAAAAACTTTCCCAGGAGCTGATGGCAGCGTACATCAAGGAGGGCAACGTCATCAAGAAGAAGCATGAGATGCACAAAATGGCCGAAGCCAACAGAGCATACGCCCACTACCGCTGGTGGTAG
- the nup85 gene encoding nuclear pore complex protein Nup85, protein MEEVDVEPAITNIPAASHGKHLGFAWGPGDILVYETLYKGSAGSAACPFIHEVRKDEDIYSPILRKLFNESHHLFVGLQTIREDLPSKNKKPQFVSISKNYRSVIRACMEELQQVAVSTKDAQVATQYGNQVSILLAIELIWNLCEVLFIDAAPAGSLLLHLLDWVRLHKADVDEKAREVLQSESPAEHHDYWDVVVSYVLQGRLDEARHMLVKQATLQPAARKMYKLMDSLLSKMPFYNPGGTQTLTEFDVKWRHWHEEVDRCLQDSSFASNRHLEIICKILVGDEDTLLEHKELLSTWYHFLVTRLLFCQPTVKPTELHYYAQSCMTMFLDSRSVPEPLDNILLAAFEFDIHQVIKDCSIALNNWWFVAHLTDLLDHCKLLQSHNLHFGSNLREFLLLEYASGLFTHHSLWQLAVDYFDHCPEFGRVYLELQIERVPVDTERKALKVLRICEQRQMSEQVRSICKIMAMRGLRNNRLGSALSWSIRAKDAAFATLISERFLQDYCAKGMFSDLDLIDNLGPAMLLSDRLTFLGKYREFHKLYGEKRFREAAKLLLSLMTAKIAPRSFWMTLLTDALPLLEQKEVIFSADQTYELMFCLEELTSSLNSAPPSADRPMQEEDIELTKVELLRLALARNLAMAIVKEGTVET, encoded by the exons ATGGAGGAGGTTGACGTCGAGCCGGCGATCACC aaTATTCCCGCAGCCAGTCATGGGAAGCACTTGGGATTTGCGTGGGGCCCTGGTGACATCCTGGTGTATGAGACCCTTTACAAAG GTAGTGCCGGGTCGGCTGCTTGTCCTTTCATCCACGAGGTCAGGAAAGACGAGGACATATATTCCCCTATTCTGCGCAAACTCTTCAACGAGTCACACCACCTCTTTGTTGGCCTGCAGACGATCAGAGAAGACCTGCCGAGCAAGAACAAAAAACCTCA GTTTGTCAGCATCAGTAAAAACTACAGATCTGTGATCCGAGCATGTATGGAAGAACTTCAGCAAGTTGCAG TTTCTACAAAAGATGCTCAAGTAGCAACACAATATGGAAATCAG GTGTCCATTCTGTTGGCCATAGAGCTGATCTGGAATCTGTGTGAAGTGCTTTTCATCGACGCAGCTCCCG cGGGTTCCCTGTTGCTCCACCTCCTGGACTGGGTGAGGTTACACAAGGCTGACGTGGATGAGAAGGCCAGAGAAGTTCTGCAGAGTGAGAGCCCTGCTGAGCACCACGACTACTGGGATGTG GTGGTGAGTTATGTGCTGCAGGGCAGGTTGGACGAAGCCAGACACATGCTGGTGAAGCAGGCCACCCTACAGCCTGCTGCTAGAAAAATGTACAAGCTGATGGACTCGCTGCTCAGCAAGATGCCCTTCTACAAT CCTGGTGGAACCCAGACGTTGACAGAGTTCGATGTGAAGTGGAGACACTGGCACGAGGAGGTGGACCGCTGCCTGCAGGACAGCTCTTTCGCCAGCAACAGACACCTGGAGATCATCTGTAAG ATCTTAGTTGGGGATGAAGACACTTTGCTTGAACACAAGGAGTTGCTGAGCACCTGGTACCACTTCCTGGTTACGAGGCTGCTGTTCTGCCAGCCCACAGTCAAGCCCACTGAGTTACATTACTATGCACAG tcGTGCATGACCATGTTCCTGGACTCGAGGAGCGTCCCAGAGCCCCTGGATAACATTTTACTAGCAGCCTTTGAGTTTGACATCCATCAGGTCATCAAGGACTGCAG CATTGCTCTCAACAACTGGTGGTTTGTGGCCCATTTGACAGATCTGCTGGATCACTGCAAACTCCTGCAGTCTCACAATCTACA ctttgGCTCCAACTTGAGAGAGTTTCTCCTGTTGGAATATGCATCCGGCCTCTTCACTCATCACAG tctTTGGCAGTTGGCGGTGGATTACTTTGACCACTGTCCAGAGTTTGGTCGCGTGTACCTGGAGCTGCAGATCGAGCGTGTTCCTGTCGACACGGAGCGCAAAGCCCTTAAGGTGCTCAGGATCTGTGAGCAAAGGCAAATGTCCGAGCAAG TGCGGAGTATCTGTAAGATCATGGCTATGCGGGGTCTGAGGAACAACAGACTGGGCTCGGCTCTCTCCTGGAGCATCAGGGCCAAGGATGCTGCCTTTGCCACTCTCATTTCAGAGCG GTTCCTACAGGATTACTGCGCCAAGGGGATGTTCTCTGATCTTGACCTAATAGACAACTTGGGTCCAGCAATGCTGCTCAGCGACAGGCTCACTTTCCTTG GAAAGTACCGCGAGTTCCACAAGCTGTACGGAGAGAAGCGCTTCAGGGAGGCGGCcaagctgctcctctccctcatgACGGCAAAGATCGCCCCCCGCAGCTTCTGGATGACACTGCTGACTGACGCCCTGCCACTGCTCGAGCAGAAAGAG gTGATCTTCTCCGCGGACCAGACCTACGAGCTGATGTTCTGTTTGGAGGAACTTACCTCCTCACTGAACAGCGCCCCTCCCAGCGCCGACAGGCCCATGCAG gaggAAGACATTGAGCTGACCAAGGTGGAGCTCTTGAGACTCGCTCTGGCCAGGAACCTGGCCATGGCTATCGTCAAAGAGGGAACTGTGGAAACATGA